From Spea bombifrons isolate aSpeBom1 chromosome 6, aSpeBom1.2.pri, whole genome shotgun sequence, a single genomic window includes:
- the SETD5 gene encoding histone-lysine N-methyltransferase SETD5, whose translation MSIVIPLGVTTPDTSYSDMAAGSDPESVEASPAVSGKTIYAAHGYPGTQSHSYRGLPYADHNYGAPPPPTPPASPPVQAIIPRAAPPNGILSPDEEENTGDSDSSSEVEGIPNWCQCNLSPDGFIKCEKCRGVNRGKVIQINRRKQDNVSGGESSATESWDEELSPSTVLYTATQHTPTSITLTVNRVQANKPKKRKKNTEKARNAPKAKKIKAFREGSRKSLRMKNSPSDAQTLDENTTEGWENRIRLWTDQYEEAFTNQYSADMQNLLERHVRSSKELIGKAAAPVTIKKTELACNNTVVGSQMQLQLGRVTRVQKHRKILRASRDLAPNTLVIEYRGKVMLRQQFEVNGHFFKKPYPFVLFYSKFNGLEMCVDARTFGNDARFIRRSCTPNAEVRHVIADGMVHLCIYAVAAIAKDAEVTIPFDYDYSNCNYKVDCACHKGNRNCPVQKRSPNASDLPPPAVPVLSTGAETRRRRAKRKELEQQGCAVDEVPNNHAEVAQEVPPTEMVTSDQEARDEGKVEVIMHVLDNLEKRRKRKDQPLEPAGTEPEPPAVAEEAKADSEPAAQVEATEAETESPPLAEPTANSSLGVNTRRSSQAGEAVAEKPAPKPVPPKSSRPRPKSRMSRYRSASAQRLRRQRQAVSQQVELVQPVSEEGAASSTQIATESGAAESTGTSAPQQVSDAPAVTQAVTQTNRGSLKYHKTKKYLVTEWLNDKVEKQECPIDQPLRITTDPTVLATTLNMLPGLSHSPSICTAPKHYIRFVSPFMPDRRRRPPKADGTYGSCKKRWIKQALDEGAMMSTSSPQENTQPLYQSNEGSSSSLTSDTGASAPFKKWKMKYILEENSNNLNSPLSFVTPPPLPNSLTTDSLSPLQTTPSSSLPGEEESRYGYGPVFSPIPSLAASRCNTPLQFENISSPESSPAHVPESLSPEPCLRPDLDSSKASFLDVTIENSQDHQGPLCSVLAEQAAQSPSTSIQYSSTAENSISGKAGDGSVLLRTSEQTFRTSEQTFRTEFNLMYAFSPLNAMPRTDGSLRGSPHVGERKPSQPDMYCGSPVETFYGRLSSGLLKEPMSPSGERVCEGVRSSPQNPPQRKKVSLLEYRKRKQEAKEVTSSPCSDIIRCVGTPTRQSSNGSMCDADLSSALLLQAASSPHSGFSSPAHPSLPQIEDVSPPDTRSSGPPSSHCKAPENISSRWMVPTSVERLREGQGILERVLRSGVKVSHIGEPSPSRESSLERESEDGDAEMPGLAVSKGSTVYSPSRYNYQFLQCDSPQPESLGLLSQSSSPFRGPSSQPLGYSYRTPQRAGHPVSESSVISTSYTSPAHVASTDSPTSQCPGSSGYFNSQQLYGSHAVGSQPRKSFHHRALSCEASPAQLLRTDSLSSDSQPSPRASSNSSTPQVQRSEPRTITLPGSGLPGPRTPAMSSPQHYPQRGSGMPPYRLQQIQGSGVKTQTGLS comes from the exons ATGAGCATTGTAATCCCTCTGGGAGTCACCACACCAGATACATCCTACTCAGACATGGCCGCCGGATCTGA TCCCGAATCAGTGGAAGCTAGCCCAGCTGTCAGTGGGAAGACGATCTATGCAGCCCACGGCTACCCTGGCACTCAGAGCCATAGTTACAGAGGTCTGCCTTACGCT GACCACAATTACGGAGCTCCTCCGCCACCTACACCTCCTGCATCCCCACCTGTCCAGGCCATCATCCCTCGAGCTGCACCACCTAACGGCATTCTCTCGCCGGACGAGGAAGAGAATACTGGCGACAGTGACAGCTCCTCCGAGGTTGAAGGCATTCCTAATTGGTGCCAGTGCAACCTTTCACCGGACGGGTTTATCAAGTGTGAGAAGTGCAG GGGTGTGAACCGAGGAAAGGTGATCCAGATTAATCGCAGGAAGCAAGACAATGTCTCTG GAGGGGAGAGCAGCGCCACCGAGAGCTGGGACGAAGAACTGTCTCCATCCACGGTGCTCTACACCGCCACACAGCACACGCCGACCAGCATCACGCTCACGGTCAACAGAGTCCAGGCAAATAAGCcaaaaaagaggaagaagaacACAGAAAAGGCCCGTAATGCCCCGAAGGCCAAGAAAATAAAG gcTTTTCGGGAAGGCTCTCGCAAATCCTTGCGGATGAAG AACTCTCCTTCAGATGCACAAACGCTAGATGAAAATACCACCGAGGGCTGGGAGAATCGCATACGGCTTTGGACCGACCAGTACGAAGAAGCTTTTACAAACCAGTACAGCGCAGACATGCAGAACCTGCTGGAACGGCACGTCCGCTCCAGCAAGGAGCTGATTGGTAAAGCTGCCGCTCCGGTGACCATTAAAAAGACCGAACTGGCCTGTAACAATACGGTGGTTGGCTCCCAGATGCAG tTGCAGCTGGGAAGGGTTACCCGTGTGCAGAAACACCGCAAAATTCTCCGGGCGTCGAGGGACCTGGCTCCGAATACCCTAGTAATAGAGTATCGCGGCAAAGTCATGTTACGGCAGCAGTTCGAAGTCAACGGTCACTTCTTCAAAAA ACCTTACCCCTTTGTGCTGTTCTACTCCAAATTCAACGGTTTAGAAATGTGTGTGGATGCACGAACCTTTGGCAATGATGCTCGGTTTATAAGGCGTTCATGTACACCCAATGCAGAG GTTCGACACGTGATTGCAGATGGGATGGTCCATCTGTGTATTTATGCTGTAGCTGCTATTGCAAAGGACGCCGAGGTCACCATCCCTTTTGACTACGATTACAGTAACTG TAATTATAAAGTGGACTGTGCGTGTCACAAGGGGAATCGAAACTGTCCCGTTCAGAAGCGGAGTCCTAACGCCAGCGACTTGCCTCCCCCTGCTGTTCCTGTGCTGTCCACTGGAGCGGAGACGCGGCGTCGGAGAGCCAAGAGAAAGGAGTTAGAGCAGCAGGGCTGTGCGGTGGACGAGGTCCCCAACAATCATGCGGAGGTCGCTCAAGAGGTGCCTCCCACCGAGATGGTCACCAGCGATCAAGAG GCACGGGATGAAGGGAAAGTGGAAGTCATCATGCATGTTCTGGACAACCTCGAAAAGCGAAGAAAACGCAAAGACCAACCATTGGAACCTGCTGGAACGGAACCCGAGCCTCCTGCCGTCGCCGAGGAAGCGAAGGCCGACAGCGAACCTGCGGCTCAGGTTGAAGCCACAGAAGCGGAAACCGAAAGTCCGCCGCTAGCCGAACCTACGGCGAACTCTAGCCTGGGAGTGAATACGCGAAGGTCTTCGCAGGCAGGG GAAGCTGTGGCGGAGAAACCTGCCCCCAAGCCCGTTCCTCCCAAATCCTCCAGGCCGCGTCCCAAGAGCCGCATGTCCCGATATCGGAGCGCTTCAGCGCAGAGGTTAAGGAGACAAAGGCAGGCGGTCTCCCAGCAGGTGGAGTTGGTCCAACCGGTTTCAGAGGAAGGAGCCGCCAGTTCAACCCAAATCGCAACGGAATCTGGGGCCGCGGAGAGCACAGGGACTTCTGCACCCCAACAGGTTTCAGACGCTCCTGCTGTAACCCAAGCAGTAACCCAGACAAATCGAGGCAGCCTTAAATATCACAAGACTAAAAAA TACCTGGTTACAGAATGGTTGAACGACAAAGTCGAGAAGCAGGAGTGTCCCATCGATCAACCTTTGCGGATCACCACGGACCCGACCGTCTTGGCGACGACTCTCAACATGCTGCCAGGGTTGTCCCATTCCCCAtctatctgcacagcccccaaACACTACATACGCTTCGTGTCACCGTTTATGCCAGATCGACGTCGGAGGCCTCCTAAGGCAGACGGGACTTATGGGTCCTGTAAAAAG CGCTGGATAAAGCAGGCGTTGGACGAGGGCGCGATGATGTCTACCAGTTCCCCGCAAGAAAATACACAACCTTTATACCAAAGTAATGAGGGCAGTAGTAGCTCTTTGACCAGCGATACAG GAGCTTCTGCcccatttaaaaaatggaagaTGAAATATATCCTGGAGGAAAACTCCAACAATTTAAATAGCCCCCTGTCGTTCGTCACACCGCCCCCACTTCCCAACTCTTTGACCACAGACTCCCTGAGCCCGCTGCAAACCACCCCGAGCTCCTCTCTACCCGGGGAAGAAGAATCGCGCTACGGTTATGGACCCGTGTTTTCTCCGATCCCCTCCCTCGCTGCTAGCCGCTGCAATACTCCGCTACAGTTTGAG AATATATCGTCCCCCGAGAGTTCCCCAGCTCACGTGCCGGAGTCCTTGTCGCCGGAG CCTTGCCTCCGCCCGGACCTGGACTCTTCCAAGGCTTCCTTCTTGGATGTCACCATTGAAAATTCCCAGGATCACCAAGGGCCCCTCTGTAGTGTTTTGGCTGAACAAGCTGCTCAGTCCCCCAGCACCTCTATCCAATACAGCAGCACGGCAGAGAACAGTATATCGGGCAAAGCCGGGGACGGGTCAGTGCTGCTAAGGACTTCAGAACAGACTTTCCGGACTTCAGAACAGACTTTCCGGACAGAGTTCAATTTAATGTATGCATTCTCCCCGTTGAACGCTATGCCTCGGACTGATGGATCGTTACGTGGATCCCCTCATGTTGGGGAGAGAAAACCTTCCCAACCGGACATGTACTGTGGCTCTCCAGTGGAGACTTTCTATGGAAGGTTGAGTTCTGGTCTTCTTAAAGAACCCATGTCTCCTTCTGGTGAGCGTGTGTGCGAAGGAGTCCGATCGTCCCCCCAGAACCCCCCACAGAGGAAAAAG GTATCTCTATTGGAATATCGGAAGAGGAAACAGGAGGCAAAAGAGGTCACGTCTTCTCCGTGCAGCGACATAATCCGCTGCGTGGGGACGCCCACCCGCCAAAGTAGCAACGGATCCATGTGTGACGCGGATCTGTCCAGCGCTCTGCTCCTCCAAGCGGCGTCTTCTCCCCACAGCGGCTTCTCTTCCCCTGCTCATCCTTCTTTGCCGCAGATAGAGGATGTCAGCCCCCCGGACACCCGGTCCTCTGGACCCCCCTCATCTCATTGCAAGGCGCCCGAGAACATCAGCAGCAGGTG GATGGTCCCTACCTCAGTGGAGCGGTTGCGAGAGGGCCAAGGGATCCTGGAACGGGTTCTGCGCAGTGGGGTGAAAGTATCCCACATAGGGGAGCCGTCTCCGTCAAGGGAGAGCAGCTTAGAACGAGAGTCGG AGGACGGTGATGCCGAGATGCCTGGCCTGGCTGTTTCCAAAGGATCGACTGTCTATAGCCCTTCCAGATACAACTACCAG TTCTTGCAGTGTGACAGCCCTCAGCCAGAGTCCCTCGGTCTCCTTTCTCAAAGTTCGTCGCCTTTTCGAGGACCTTCTTCCCAACCCCTGGGGTACAGCTACCGGACACCGCAAAGGGCAGGGCACCCGGTGTCCGAATCATCCGTCATTTCCACCTCGTATACTAGCCCTGCACACGTGGCTTCCACGGACTCCCCAACATCCCAGTGTCCAGGGAGCTCTGGGTATTTCAACAGCCAGCAACTCTACGGAAGCCATGCTGTTGGTAGTCAGCCTCGAAAGAGCTTCCACCATCGAGCCCTAAGCTGTGAGGCCAGTCCGGCCCAACTGCTCAGGACAGACTCTCTATCTTCAGACTCACAGCCCAGCCCTAGGGCTTCTAGCAATTCCTCCACCCCTCAAGTCCAGAGATCAGAACCCAGAACTATAACCCTGCCTGGCTCCGGACTCCCAGGCCCCAGGACACCTGCTATGTCCAGTCCTCAGCATTACCCACAACGTGGGTCCGGCATGCCTCCATATCGGTTGCAGCAAATTCAAGGCTCAGGAGTAAAGACTCAGACTGGCCTTTCTTAG